In the genome of Streptomyces pactum, one region contains:
- a CDS encoding DUF3027 domain-containing protein, translated as MRSRTPDRLCAEAVDLAREAAEEAAAPGTVGDHVAAVADADRVVTHLFECHEPGYRGWRWAVTVARASRAKVVTIDETVLLPGPDALLAPEWVPWSERLRPGDLGPGDLLPTDADDLRLEPGYTGVDGLPPNAAVSEEMEQLAEVEDAEVTPGSPSAQAVAPVRGTIAAVAEELGMRRARVLSRYGLHSAADRWDEAFGAKTPMAQAAPAPCVSCGFLMPLSGSLKQAFGVCANEFSPADGRVVSLTYGCGGHSEAAVMPKAPRPAPPVIDETVVEPMALHPERTGGSVEPDAPAEELGHS; from the coding sequence ATGCGAAGCCGTACCCCGGACCGCCTGTGCGCCGAGGCCGTCGATCTCGCCCGTGAGGCGGCCGAGGAAGCCGCGGCCCCGGGCACGGTGGGTGACCACGTCGCCGCCGTCGCCGACGCCGACCGGGTCGTCACGCACCTCTTCGAGTGCCACGAGCCCGGCTACCGGGGGTGGCGCTGGGCCGTCACCGTCGCCCGGGCCTCCCGGGCCAAGGTCGTGACCATCGACGAGACGGTGCTGCTGCCCGGCCCGGACGCGCTGCTGGCCCCGGAGTGGGTGCCCTGGAGCGAGCGGCTGCGCCCGGGCGACCTCGGACCCGGGGACCTGCTGCCGACGGACGCCGACGACCTGCGCCTGGAGCCCGGTTACACCGGGGTGGACGGACTGCCGCCGAACGCCGCCGTCTCCGAGGAGATGGAGCAGCTGGCCGAGGTCGAGGACGCCGAGGTGACCCCCGGCTCGCCATCGGCCCAGGCGGTCGCCCCGGTCCGGGGCACCATCGCGGCCGTCGCCGAGGAACTGGGCATGCGCCGGGCCCGGGTGCTCTCCCGGTACGGGCTGCACTCGGCGGCCGACCGCTGGGACGAGGCGTTCGGGGCGAAGACCCCGATGGCACAGGCCGCCCCCGCCCCCTGTGTCAGCTGCGGCTTCCTGATGCCGCTCAGCGGTTCGCTGAAGCAGGCGTTCGGCGTCTGCGCCAACGAGTTCAGCCCGGCGGACGGCCGGGTGGTCTCGCTGACCTACGGCTGCGGCGGGCACTCCGAGGCGGCCGTGATGCCGAAGGCGCCGCGCCCGGCGCCGCCGGTGATCGACGAGACCGTCGTCGAACCGATGGCGCTGCACCCGGAGCGCACCGGAGGCTCGGTCGAGCCGGACGCCCCGGCGGAGGAACTGGGCCACTCCTGA
- a CDS encoding cold-shock protein yields MPTGKVKWFNSEKGFGFLSRDDGGDVFVHSSVLPAGVDTLKPGQRVEFGVVAGNRGDQALSVVVLDPTPSVAAAQRRKPDELASIVQDLTTLLENVTQQLERGRYPDKAHGSKIAGMLRAVADQLDV; encoded by the coding sequence GTGCCTACCGGCAAGGTCAAGTGGTTCAACAGCGAGAAGGGCTTCGGCTTTCTCTCCCGCGATGACGGCGGCGACGTCTTCGTGCACTCGTCGGTACTCCCGGCCGGCGTGGACACGCTGAAGCCCGGCCAGCGCGTCGAGTTCGGTGTCGTGGCCGGTAACCGCGGTGACCAGGCGCTTTCCGTGGTGGTGCTGGATCCGACCCCCTCCGTCGCGGCGGCCCAGCGCCGTAAGCCGGACGAGCTGGCCTCGATCGTCCAGGACCTCACCACCCTGCTGGAGAACGTGACCCAGCAACTGGAGCGCGGCCGCTACCCCGACAAGGCACACGGGTCCAAGATCGCGGGCATGCTGCGGGCGGTCGCCGACCAGCTCGACGTCTGA
- a CDS encoding HAD family hydrolase, with product MAAAHPTPAGSVTGSTAGLTVGFDLDMTLIDSRPGIRAAYRELAARTGTFVDADLAVTRLGPPLEEELAHWFPQERIAEVADLYRSLYPHHAVAPTSALPGAREAVSAVRRLGGRAIVVTAKHEPNAKLHLAHLGIEADAVIGWLWAEAKAEALREYGAAVYVGDHVGDVRGARTAGALSVAVATGPCDAAELRAAGADVLLTDLTGFPAWLERYVAERGAAGGYAGPDGDGPAAAPATGAGPSADLA from the coding sequence ATGGCTGCTGCGCACCCCACCCCGGCCGGTTCCGTGACCGGTTCCACGGCCGGGCTCACGGTCGGCTTCGACCTCGACATGACGCTCATCGACTCCCGCCCCGGGATCAGGGCGGCGTACCGGGAGCTGGCCGCCCGGACGGGGACCTTCGTCGACGCCGACCTCGCCGTCACCCGGCTGGGGCCGCCGCTGGAGGAGGAGCTGGCCCACTGGTTCCCGCAGGAGCGGATCGCGGAGGTCGCGGACCTCTACCGTTCGCTCTACCCGCACCACGCCGTGGCCCCCACGTCCGCGCTGCCGGGCGCCCGGGAGGCGGTGTCCGCGGTACGGCGGCTCGGCGGCCGGGCCATCGTGGTGACCGCCAAGCACGAGCCCAACGCCAAGCTGCACCTGGCCCACCTCGGCATCGAGGCGGACGCGGTGATCGGCTGGCTGTGGGCGGAGGCGAAGGCCGAGGCGCTGCGCGAGTACGGCGCCGCGGTGTACGTCGGGGACCACGTCGGGGACGTCCGCGGGGCGCGCACCGCCGGCGCGCTCTCGGTGGCCGTCGCCACCGGCCCCTGTGACGCGGCGGAGCTGCGCGCGGCCGGCGCCGATGTGCTGCTGACCGACCTGACCGGCTTCCCGGCCTGGCTGGAGCGGTACGTCGCGGAGCGCGGCGCGGCGGGCGGTTACGCCGGCCCGGACGGGGACGGCCCGGCCGCGGCACCGGCCACCGGTGCCGGCCCCTCCGCCGATCTGGCCTGA
- a CDS encoding 1,4-dihydroxy-6-naphthoate synthase: MRIAYSPCPNDTFVFHAWAHGRVAGAPPLDVTFADIDLTNGMAERGEFDVLKVSYAVLPWVLDEYALLPCGGALGRGCGPLVLTRDPGDGNGDGSGGDGNGDGGRARAAGLAGKTVAVPSERSTAYLLFRLWAADLVPGGVGEVVVLPFHEIMPAVRDGKVDAGLVIHEARFTYQRYGLHRLADLGEYWEGTTGLPIPLGAIIARRSLGTARLRELAEAARASVRAAWDDPVASRPYVLEHAQEMDPAVADQHIGLYVNEFTADLGEDGYAAVRGLLTRAAAEGLVPPLGPDALDFP, from the coding sequence CTGCGGATCGCGTACTCGCCGTGCCCCAACGACACCTTCGTCTTCCACGCCTGGGCCCACGGCCGGGTGGCCGGCGCCCCGCCGCTGGACGTCACCTTCGCCGACATCGACCTCACCAACGGCATGGCCGAGCGCGGGGAGTTCGACGTGCTGAAGGTCTCGTACGCGGTGCTGCCGTGGGTGCTGGACGAGTACGCGCTGCTGCCCTGCGGCGGGGCGCTGGGCCGCGGCTGCGGCCCGCTGGTGCTGACCCGGGACCCCGGCGACGGGAACGGTGACGGGAGCGGCGGGGACGGGAACGGCGACGGCGGGAGGGCGCGGGCCGCCGGACTGGCCGGGAAGACGGTCGCGGTGCCCAGCGAGCGGTCCACCGCCTATCTGCTCTTCCGGCTCTGGGCGGCGGACCTGGTCCCCGGCGGGGTCGGGGAGGTCGTGGTGCTGCCGTTCCACGAGATCATGCCCGCCGTCCGGGACGGGAAGGTGGACGCCGGACTCGTCATCCACGAGGCCCGCTTCACCTATCAGCGGTACGGCCTGCACCGCCTGGCCGACCTGGGCGAGTACTGGGAGGGCACCACCGGGCTGCCGATCCCGCTGGGCGCGATCATCGCCAGGCGGTCGCTCGGCACCGCGCGGCTGCGGGAGCTGGCCGAGGCGGCCCGCGCCTCGGTCCGGGCCGCCTGGGACGACCCGGTGGCCTCCCGCCCGTACGTGCTGGAGCACGCCCAGGAGATGGACCCGGCGGTGGCCGACCAGCACATCGGGCTGTACGTGAACGAGTTCACCGCCGACCTGGGCGAGGACGGCTACGCGGCGGTGCGCGGACTGCTCACCCGCGCCGCGGCCGAGGGACTGGTACCGCCCCTCGGCCCGGACGCGCTGGACTTCCCCTGA